The Burkholderia pyrrocinia genome has a segment encoding these proteins:
- a CDS encoding LysR family transcriptional regulator: MTPDQLITFAAVAEHLNISRAAVALHLSQPAVSGQLRLLQDEFGEPLYQRDGRGIRLTPVGEQLAQYAKAQRDTFAQARAFRDAVRGLEAGTLRIGASTTPASYLLPYLIAAFQPRAPRVTIHTMSGNTADVVAALPSLDIAMIEGPPGEALPPGTTVHAWHEDEIVAIVPAGHPLAAPGYDAGVTLDALAAHPLVLREEGSGVRQLVERAFAHGGAPMRVAFEIAGVEAVKEAVRAGMGVGFVSSMSLRHQEAALVLRSLAPAPLTRHFSILVPHGGAPSRVAAQFLEMSLAQDLA, translated from the coding sequence ATGACCCCGGATCAACTGATAACGTTCGCCGCCGTCGCCGAACACCTGAACATCAGCCGTGCCGCCGTGGCGCTGCATCTGTCGCAGCCGGCCGTGTCCGGCCAGTTGCGGCTGCTGCAGGACGAATTCGGCGAGCCGCTGTACCAGCGCGACGGCCGCGGCATCCGGCTGACGCCGGTCGGCGAACAGCTCGCGCAATACGCGAAGGCGCAGCGCGACACGTTCGCGCAGGCGCGCGCGTTTCGCGACGCGGTGCGCGGCCTCGAGGCCGGCACGCTGCGGATCGGCGCGAGCACGACGCCCGCGAGCTACCTGCTGCCGTACCTGATCGCGGCGTTCCAGCCGCGTGCGCCGCGCGTGACGATCCATACGATGAGCGGCAATACGGCCGACGTGGTCGCCGCGCTGCCGTCGCTCGACATCGCGATGATCGAAGGGCCGCCCGGCGAGGCGCTGCCGCCCGGCACGACGGTGCATGCGTGGCACGAGGACGAGATCGTCGCGATCGTGCCGGCCGGCCATCCGCTGGCCGCGCCCGGCTACGATGCGGGCGTGACGCTCGACGCGCTCGCCGCCCATCCGCTCGTGTTGCGCGAGGAGGGTTCCGGCGTGCGGCAGCTCGTCGAGCGCGCGTTCGCGCACGGCGGCGCGCCGATGCGCGTCGCGTTCGAGATCGCGGGTGTCGAGGCGGTGAAGGAGGCCGTGCGTGCCGGGATGGGCGTCGGGTTCGTGTCCTCGATGTCGCTGCGTCACCAGGAGGCGGCGCTGGTGCTGCGTTCGCTGGCGCCCGCGCCGCTGACGCGCCATTTTTCCATCCTCGTGCCGCATGGCGGCGCGCCGTCGCGGGTCGCCGCGCAGTTCCTCGAAATGAGTCTCGCGCAGGACCTTGCCTAA
- a CDS encoding MFS transporter, with protein sequence MATNLAARRWWTIMPIVFITYSLAYLDRANYGFAAAAGINQDLGISKGLSSLIGALFFLGYFFFQIPGAIYAERRSVKKLVFVSLILWGGCAALTGVVSNIPSLMAIRFVLGVVEAAVMPAMLIYISNWFTKNERSRANTFLILGNPVTVLWMSILSGYLVHEFGWRHMFIAEGVPAVLWAVCWWFLVQDKPADSPWLNAQEKRDLDAALAAEQAAIKPVRNYREAFRSPAVIKLCAQYFCWSIGVYGFVLWLPSIVKNGSDLGMVATGWLSALPYLAATIAMLAASWASDKVGSRRGFVWPFLLIGAAAFAASYALGSSHFWISYALLVVAGAAMYAPYGPFFAIVPELLPKNVAGGAMALINSMGALGSFVGSYFVGYLNGATGSPVASYAFMSAALVAAVILTLSVKPQARDAHPLAAPLQGK encoded by the coding sequence ATGGCAACCAATCTCGCAGCCCGACGCTGGTGGACGATCATGCCGATCGTGTTCATCACGTACAGCCTCGCCTACCTCGACCGCGCGAACTACGGGTTCGCGGCGGCAGCCGGCATCAACCAGGATCTCGGGATCAGCAAGGGCCTGTCGTCGCTGATCGGCGCGCTGTTCTTCCTCGGCTATTTCTTCTTCCAGATTCCCGGTGCGATCTATGCGGAGCGCCGCAGCGTGAAGAAGCTCGTGTTCGTCAGCCTGATCCTGTGGGGCGGCTGCGCGGCGCTCACCGGCGTGGTCAGCAACATCCCGTCGCTGATGGCGATCCGCTTCGTGCTCGGCGTCGTCGAGGCGGCCGTGATGCCGGCGATGCTGATCTACATCAGCAACTGGTTCACGAAGAACGAACGCTCGCGCGCGAACACGTTCCTGATCCTCGGTAACCCGGTCACCGTGCTGTGGATGTCGATCCTGTCGGGTTATCTCGTGCACGAATTCGGCTGGCGCCACATGTTCATCGCCGAAGGCGTGCCGGCCGTCCTCTGGGCCGTGTGCTGGTGGTTCCTCGTGCAGGACAAGCCGGCCGATTCGCCGTGGCTCAACGCGCAGGAAAAACGCGACCTCGACGCCGCGCTCGCCGCCGAGCAGGCGGCGATCAAGCCGGTACGCAACTATCGCGAGGCGTTCCGCTCGCCGGCCGTGATCAAGCTGTGCGCGCAGTATTTCTGCTGGAGCATCGGCGTGTACGGCTTCGTGCTGTGGCTGCCGTCGATCGTCAAGAACGGCTCCGATCTCGGCATGGTCGCGACCGGCTGGCTGTCCGCGCTGCCGTATCTCGCGGCGACGATCGCGATGCTCGCCGCCTCGTGGGCCTCCGACAAGGTCGGCTCGCGGCGCGGCTTCGTATGGCCGTTCCTGCTGATCGGCGCGGCTGCGTTCGCCGCGTCGTACGCGCTCGGCTCGTCGCATTTCTGGATCTCGTATGCGCTGCTGGTGGTCGCGGGCGCCGCGATGTATGCGCCGTACGGCCCGTTCTTTGCGATCGTGCCGGAACTGCTGCCGAAGAACGTCGCCGGCGGCGCGATGGCGCTGATCAACAGCATGGGCGCGCTCGGCTCGTTCGTCGGCTCGTACTTCGTCGGCTACCTGAACGGCGCGACCGGCTCGCCCGTCGCGTCGTACGCATTCATGAGCGCCGCGCTCGTCGCCGCGGTGATCCTCACACTGTCCGTCAAACCCCAGGCGCGCGATGCGCATCCGCTCGCCGCGCCGCTGCAAGGAAAATGA
- a CDS encoding sugar kinase produces MKAALDVVTYGEAMAMFVATEPGHLAHAAQFTKRIAGADLNVAIGLSRLGFRVGWMSRVGRDSFGGYVLDTLAREGIDASCVTVDPRYPTGFQLKSRNDDGSDPTVEYFRKGSAASHLSCDDYVADYVLGARHLHLTGVAPAISATSCELAFQLAREMRAAGKTISFDPNLRPTLWPSADVMAKTLNALATLADWVLPGLAEGRQLTGHDTPADIAGFYLAQGARVVVIKLGADGAYFRTADGREGTVAGERVERVVDTVGAGDGFAVGVVSALLEGRSVEQAVARGNRIGALAIQVIGDSEGLPTRDALDRIENVSNRADRLEETVTAQ; encoded by the coding sequence ATGAAAGCAGCACTCGATGTCGTGACCTACGGCGAGGCGATGGCGATGTTCGTCGCGACCGAGCCCGGCCATCTCGCGCATGCGGCGCAATTCACGAAACGGATCGCGGGCGCCGACCTGAACGTCGCGATCGGCCTGTCGCGGCTCGGCTTCCGGGTCGGCTGGATGAGCCGCGTCGGCCGCGATTCGTTCGGCGGCTACGTGCTCGACACGCTCGCACGCGAAGGCATCGACGCATCGTGCGTGACCGTCGATCCGCGTTACCCGACCGGTTTCCAGTTGAAGTCGCGCAACGACGACGGCAGCGACCCGACCGTCGAATATTTCCGCAAGGGCTCGGCCGCGAGCCACCTGTCGTGCGACGACTACGTGGCCGACTACGTGCTCGGCGCGCGCCACCTGCACCTGACGGGTGTTGCGCCGGCGATCTCCGCGACGTCGTGCGAGCTCGCGTTCCAGCTCGCGCGCGAGATGCGTGCGGCCGGCAAGACGATCTCGTTCGACCCGAACCTGCGCCCGACGCTGTGGCCGTCCGCCGACGTGATGGCGAAGACGCTGAACGCGCTCGCGACGCTTGCCGACTGGGTGCTGCCGGGCCTCGCCGAAGGGCGGCAACTGACCGGGCACGACACGCCGGCCGACATCGCGGGCTTCTATCTCGCACAGGGCGCGCGGGTCGTCGTGATCAAGCTCGGTGCTGACGGCGCGTACTTCCGGACGGCCGACGGCCGCGAGGGCACGGTTGCAGGCGAGCGTGTCGAACGTGTCGTCGATACGGTCGGCGCCGGCGACGGCTTCGCGGTCGGCGTGGTCAGCGCGCTGCTGGAAGGCCGGAGTGTCGAGCAGGCCGTCGCGCGCGGCAACCGGATCGGTGCGCTCGCGATCCAGGTGATCGGCGATTCTGAAGGCTTGCCGACGCGCGACGCACTGGATCGGATCGAAAATGTCAGCAATCGCGCCGATCGCTTAGAGGAAACCGTCACCGCGCAATGA
- a CDS encoding TIM barrel protein — protein MADIVIVASAFGMDRVRQEGHSAFVATAAASGATGFEVRRELFASDDDATPGALAALGAQLAGHGLWSVYSTPATLYTETGALDADALRDALAEADALGARFVKFQLGGFAGNAHAADIVALSRGARARVVVENGQLPVGGALAQFRELFDALAAAGMPDALGMTFDIGNWQWPGEAPLDCAQVLAPHVEYVHCKAVEGEGARRFAVAPAPNDPLVTGVLAALPQHAPRGIEFPFDAGDLAGDACRRVAWLAAA, from the coding sequence ATGGCAGATATCGTGATCGTGGCGAGCGCATTCGGGATGGACCGCGTGCGCCAGGAGGGCCACAGCGCATTCGTCGCGACCGCGGCGGCATCCGGTGCGACCGGCTTCGAGGTGCGGCGCGAGCTGTTCGCGTCGGACGACGACGCGACGCCCGGCGCGCTGGCCGCGCTCGGCGCGCAACTGGCCGGGCACGGGCTGTGGTCGGTCTATTCGACGCCGGCCACGCTGTACACGGAAACGGGCGCGCTCGATGCCGACGCATTGCGCGACGCGCTCGCGGAAGCTGACGCGCTTGGCGCGCGCTTCGTAAAATTCCAGCTCGGCGGTTTCGCCGGAAATGCTCATGCGGCCGACATCGTCGCGCTGTCGCGCGGCGCGCGTGCCCGTGTGGTGGTCGAGAACGGCCAGCTTCCGGTCGGCGGCGCGCTCGCGCAGTTCCGCGAGCTGTTCGACGCGCTGGCCGCGGCGGGCATGCCCGACGCGCTCGGGATGACGTTCGACATCGGCAACTGGCAGTGGCCGGGAGAAGCGCCGCTCGATTGCGCGCAGGTGCTCGCGCCGCACGTGGAATACGTTCATTGCAAGGCCGTCGAGGGCGAGGGCGCGCGCCGTTTCGCGGTCGCGCCGGCGCCGAACGACCCGCTCGTGACCGGCGTACTCGCGGCGCTGCCGCAGCATGCGCCGCGCGGCATCGAATTTCCGTTCGACGCGGGCGACCTGGCGGGCGATGCATGCCGGCGCGTCGCGTGGCTCGCGGCCGCATGA
- a CDS encoding YeiH family protein, whose protein sequence is MSTASTPPLSHAAPSMRGQLNGVLFVALFAAAVTSLSELPAIAGLGLSPLIVGIVAGALYGNALRDGMPASWAAGVNFSARKLLRIAVAFFGLRVSLQEIAQVGLPGLTVSVLVVVSTLVIGTWAGMKLMKLDRDAALLTAAGSAICGAAAVLAFESTLQSKPHQSAMAVGSVVLFGTLSMFLYPIAYHAGLLNLDPAGLGLFFGGTIHEVAQVVGAASDISPQVAHIATIVKMTRVMLLVPVLLVLGWWLACSARATAGGAQGKRKVAVPWFALGFLGFVIVNSLNVLPTDVTHTLNVLDTFALTMAMTALGIETRVSQIRAAGPRALVTGLILYVWLIAGGYGITWAVQHWLG, encoded by the coding sequence ATGTCCACTGCCTCGACTCCTCCTCTCAGCCACGCCGCGCCGTCGATGCGCGGCCAGTTGAACGGCGTGCTGTTCGTTGCGCTGTTCGCCGCCGCCGTCACGAGCCTGTCCGAACTCCCCGCGATCGCGGGGCTCGGCCTGTCGCCGCTGATCGTCGGCATCGTCGCCGGTGCGCTGTACGGCAATGCGCTGCGCGACGGCATGCCGGCCAGCTGGGCGGCCGGCGTCAATTTCTCCGCGCGCAAGCTGCTGCGCATCGCGGTCGCGTTCTTCGGGTTGCGCGTGAGCCTGCAGGAAATCGCGCAGGTCGGCCTGCCGGGCCTGACGGTGTCGGTGCTGGTCGTCGTCAGCACGCTCGTGATCGGCACCTGGGCCGGCATGAAGCTGATGAAGCTCGACCGCGACGCGGCGCTGCTGACCGCCGCCGGCAGCGCGATCTGCGGCGCGGCCGCGGTGCTCGCGTTCGAATCGACGCTGCAGTCGAAGCCGCACCAGAGCGCGATGGCCGTGGGCAGCGTCGTGCTGTTCGGCACGCTGTCGATGTTCCTGTACCCGATCGCGTATCACGCCGGGCTGCTGAACCTCGATCCGGCCGGCCTCGGCCTGTTCTTCGGCGGCACGATTCACGAAGTCGCACAGGTGGTCGGTGCAGCCAGCGACATCAGCCCACAGGTCGCGCACATCGCGACGATCGTCAAGATGACGCGCGTGATGCTGCTGGTCCCGGTGCTGCTCGTGCTCGGCTGGTGGCTCGCCTGCTCGGCCCGCGCCACGGCCGGCGGCGCGCAAGGCAAGCGCAAGGTGGCCGTGCCCTGGTTCGCACTCGGTTTCCTCGGCTTCGTGATCGTCAATTCGCTGAACGTGCTGCCCACCGACGTCACGCATACGCTGAACGTGCTCGACACCTTCGCGCTGACGATGGCGATGACCGCGCTCGGCATCGAGACGCGCGTGTCGCAGATCCGCGCAGCCGGCCCCCGCGCACTGGTGACCGGCCTGATCCTGTACGTGTGGCTGATCGCCGGCGGCTACGGGATCACCTGGGCCGTGCAGCACTGGCTTGGCTGA
- a CDS encoding NAD(P)-dependent oxidoreductase: MKPRIVAYKPLPDDVLAYLREHADVVQADGADALADALGNADGAIGASLKVPPQMLDRAPRLKAWSTISVGYDNFDVADFTRRGIVLAHTPDVLTESTADTVFSLILASARRVVELAEWVKAGHWHRSIGPDLYGTDVQSKTLGIVGLGRIGGAVARRAALGFRMQVLYANRSAHAEAETQYGARRVTLDELLAQSDFVCVQVPLSPETHHLIGTAEFAKMKRGAILINASRGPVVDEAALVDALRAGTIRGAGLDVFEKEPLPADSPLLQMKNVVALPHIGSATHETRHAMARCAAENLVGALAGTLRTNLVNPDALARA, translated from the coding sequence ATGAAGCCTCGTATCGTCGCGTACAAGCCGCTGCCCGATGACGTTCTCGCGTACCTGCGCGAGCATGCGGACGTCGTGCAGGCCGATGGCGCCGACGCGCTTGCCGATGCGCTCGGCAACGCGGACGGCGCGATCGGCGCGAGCCTGAAGGTCCCGCCGCAGATGCTCGACCGCGCGCCGCGGCTGAAGGCCTGGTCGACGATCTCGGTCGGCTACGACAATTTCGACGTCGCGGATTTCACGCGGCGCGGTATCGTGCTCGCGCATACGCCGGACGTGCTGACCGAGTCGACCGCCGATACGGTGTTTTCGCTGATCCTGGCGTCCGCGCGGCGCGTGGTCGAGCTGGCCGAGTGGGTGAAGGCCGGCCACTGGCATCGCAGCATCGGCCCGGACCTGTACGGCACCGACGTGCAGAGCAAGACGCTCGGCATCGTCGGGCTCGGGCGGATCGGCGGCGCGGTCGCGCGCCGCGCGGCGCTCGGCTTCCGGATGCAGGTGCTGTACGCGAACCGGTCCGCGCATGCCGAAGCCGAGACGCAGTACGGCGCGCGGCGCGTGACGCTCGACGAATTGCTCGCGCAGTCGGATTTCGTGTGCGTGCAGGTGCCGCTGTCGCCGGAAACGCACCACCTGATCGGCACGGCCGAATTCGCGAAGATGAAGCGCGGCGCGATCCTGATCAACGCGTCGCGCGGGCCCGTCGTCGACGAAGCCGCGCTGGTCGACGCGCTGCGCGCGGGCACGATCCGCGGCGCGGGGCTCGACGTGTTCGAGAAGGAGCCGCTGCCGGCGGATTCGCCGCTGCTGCAGATGAAGAACGTCGTCGCGCTGCCGCATATCGGCTCCGCGACGCACGAGACGCGCCACGCGATGGCACGCTGCGCCGCGGAAAACCTGGTCGGCGCGCTGGCCGGCACGCTGCGCACGAATCTCGTCAATCCGGACGCGCTCGCGCGGGCCTGA